From Vespula vulgaris chromosome 11, iyVesVulg1.1, whole genome shotgun sequence, the proteins below share one genomic window:
- the LOC127067671 gene encoding C-type lectin 37Da — translation MKIATLLLVIVAFASGQRITTIQLDGVQYFVSRMNPYSPELNYFLAYQYCRSLGLQLASFETKEKSDTMTQYLKNAGYTKYDFWTSGNKLGTDMFLWMSTGLPFNTTFDYMLKRPGNRPADVPPGTEPQRVARESGDSGSADGCVAMIAPTLAWEAQDCTLVKDFICEQTRCYYYNYGSIPVSATQG, via the exons ATGAAGATCGCTACGCTGCTTCTAGTTATCGTGGCCTTCGCTTCAG GTCAGAGGATTACGACAATTCAGCTCGATGGGGTCCAATATTTCGTATCAAGAATGAATCCATATAGTCCAGAACTGAATTATTTCCTAGCGTATCAATATTGTCGTTCTCTGGGTCTTCAACTGGCATCCTtcgaaacgaaggaaaaatcaGACACTATGACCCAATATCTAAAGAACGCTGGTTATACCAAATACGACTTTTGGACGTCTGGTAATAAACTCGGCACGGATATGTTCCTATGGATGAGTACAGGACTACCCTTCAACACAACATTCGATTATATGCTAAAGAGACCTGGAAACAGACCTGCTGACGTTCCACCTGGCACCGAACCTCAAAGAGTTGCGCGTGAAAG TGGCGACAGTGGCAGTGCAGACGGTTGCGTCGCGATGATAGCACCAACGTTAGCATGGGAAGCTCAGGATTGTACCCTCGTTAAGGACTTTATCTGCGAGCAAACAAGATGCTACTACTATAACTACGGCAGCATTCCAGTCTCCGCGACTCAGGGGTAA
- the LOC127067664 gene encoding cytosolic carboxypeptidase 1-like isoform X7, protein MSPSNRCVDDAINDVILEKLRSFAPKPQEGGETFRSIIAKIHARVTSSDRRVRERTLEKLWCKNSGAMEIFITTLENSKDYMLNCSIAGILHECISPKITKGKSKGSKNKNATRNSNRMAVIQLINSGITQVLVKLLMNLQHMDSISSEVLVQEVLWILGQICQRDQKFVTKVKNSNYVKIFHTLLQQHYNNGKIILPLLLIIKVFAKNSFSQQILIKDGIANTLEKTFICIGHVPHIKLKALVECLKYFTMSKLCCTKFVKAGMVQQLMRTFERWERFDGQLRLKISNYVLNTLQHLCVIKSGRKAIKSNNGLQLLYRFCTNCPEEKAYDCLLSRICGIINQCLEKKELPVPEMSPARFVLPEANARANSIESGSDLDSQANSVASLGRLYSDFDSGDDEDSHSSRRTSDKNLYPSEEIDESKFFAGVFTSQRTEEDLIGYNVFFKELGNLQSQLSLIKSSSEKFIDSTNSTIDDDRTISRYSKISKSKSFPKETHTNGSLRSQIKSENTKSDLKTLKDISSTTTDRHAYCLIASKVKSVINFVKVAYPDLVGGDSLGKPEPLNNKDRKVCRAKLLTCVERGLHASTTTQEIVYDLDNVTTCLSANDKVTESKLLCNWDEKRTGKRNLETKQLQFESRFESGNLRKAIKIGLREYDLILTPDVNSASRHQWFYFEVSNMEANVSYTFNIVNCEKANSQFNFGMKPILFSVAEAQLGRPSWVRTGTDICYYRNCYQRPTKGKNYLTTSFTVIFPHAYDVCYLAYHFPYTYSQLMTNIWKWTKKLSPSNVYFRAESLCESLNNNENPLLTITSPDTKNNPIQNRKVIFLTSRVHPGESNASWVMHGTLESLLSNSTYATSLRDDYVFKIVPMLNLEGVVNGCFSLDIGLDINRGIGENVIIERIPVFHLHIRGGWSRCCTKDFTSLETVEYTRRIVFSSLMTNNLTITVASCKETRDVRNIVGSCILKDKCIGLSTTFDVA, encoded by the exons accGACGAGTTCGTGAACGTACTTTGGAGAAGTTATGGTGTAAGAATTCTGGTGCTATGGAGATTTTTATTACCACTCTTGAG aattCCAAGGATTACATGTTGAATTGTAGTATAGCTGGTATATTACACGAATGTATATCACCAAAAATTACAAAGGGCAAATCAAAAGGAAGCAAGAACAAAAATGCAACAA gaaaCAGTAACCGAATGGCGGTCATTCAACTGATCAACTCCGGGATCACGCAAGTCCTAGTTAAACTTTTAATGAATTTGCAGCATATGGATAGTATTTCTTCGGAAGTCCTTGTACAAGAAGTTCTTTGGATTTTGGGACAG ATTTGTCAAAGGGATCAGAAATTTGTAACGAAAGTAAAGAATTCAAATTATgtcaaaatatttcatacgCTACTTCAACAACATTACAACAATGGTAAAATAATTCTTCCATTGCTGCTGATAATCAAAGTTTTTGCAAAAAATT caTTCTCTCAACAAATTCTTATCAAAGATGGTATTGCCAATACATTAGAAAAGACTTTCATTTGCATTGGTCACGTACctcatataaaattaaaagcgTTGGTCgaatgtttgaaatattttacgatgaGCA aaTTATGCTGCACGAAATTTGTTAAGGCCGGGATGGTTCAACAACTGATGCGAACTTTCGAGAGATGGGAGAGATTCGACGGACAATTGAGACTGAAGATATCCAACTACGTTCTGAACACGCTACAGCATCTTTGCGTAATAA AGTCTGGAAGGAAGGCTATTAAGTCGAACAATGGTCTACAGCTACTGTACCGGTTTTGTACAAACTGCCCGGAGGAAAAAGCCTACGACTGTTTATTGTCACGTATATGTGGTATAATCAATCAATGTCTGGAAAAGAAGGAGTTGCCTGTACCCGAAATGTCTCCTGCAAG atTCGTCCTGCCGGAAGCAAATGCCAGGGCTAACAGCATTGAAAGTGGCAGCGACCTTGATAGTCAA gCTAACAGCGTGGCCTCGCTTGGAAGATTATACAGTGATTTCGATTCAGGAGATGACGAAGATAGTCATAGTTCGAGGAGGACGAGTGATAAGAATTTGTATCCCAGCGAGGAGATAGACGAGAGTAAATTTTTTGCTGGAGTTTTCACGTCTCAAAGAACCGAAGAGGATTTGATTGG ATATAACGTTTTCTTCAAAGAGCTAGGTAATCTTCAGTCACAACTCAGTCTTATTAAATCATCATCAGAGAAGTTTATAGACTCAACGAATTCAACGATCGACGATGATAGAACGATCTCTCGTTATTCGAAAATATCCAAGTCGAAAAGTTTTCCAAAAGAAACTCATACCAACGGATCATTAAGATCCCAAATTAAATCAGAAAATACAAAATCTGATTTGAAAACATTGAAAGATATATCATCGACTACCACTGATCGGCACGCTTATTGTCTGATAGCAAGCAAAGTGAAAAGTGTTATCAATTTTGTCAAGGTTGCTTATCCCGATTTGGTTGGCGGTGATTCTTTAGGAAAACCAGAACCATTGAACAACAAGGATAGAAAAGTTTGTCGTGCTAAATTGTTAACTTGTGTGGAAAGAGGTCTTCATGCCAGTACGACAACTCAAGAGATTGTTTATGATCTCGACAATGTAACGACGTGTTTGTCGGCGAATGATAAAGTTACAGAAAGCAAGTTACTTTGCAATTGGGACGAAAAGAGAACTGGAAAAAGGAATTTGGAGACGAAGCAATTGCAATTTGAGTCTCGTTTTGAAAGTGGAAATCTTAGAAAAGCTATTAAG ATAGGCTTGAGAGAATACGACTTGATCTTAACACCAGACGTGAACAGTGCCTCTAGACACCAATGGTTTTACTTCGAAGTTTCAAATATGGAAGCAAACGTTTCTTACACGTTCAATATCGTAAATTGCGAGAAAGCAAATTCTCAATTTAATTTCGGCATGAAGCCAATTTTATTCAGTGTAGCCGAGGCACAATTGGGTCGACCAAGTTGGGTCAGAACTGGTAcagatatttgttattatagaaattgttATCAGAGACCAACGAAAGGGAAGAATTATTTGACGACATCGTTCACTGTCATCTTTCCTCATGCTTATGACGTTTGTTATCTGGCATATCACTTCCCTTACACCTATAGTCAATTGATGACAAATATTTGGAAATGGACCAAAAAGCTATCACCTTCTAACGTTTACTTCCGTGCCGAATCACTTTGCGAGTCGTTAAACAACAATGAAAATCCACTATTGACTATAACTTCGCCAGACACGAAGAACAATCCTATACAA AATAGAAAAGTTATCTTCCTGACGTCCAGAGTCCATCCAGGTGAGAGCAACGCTTCTTGGGTAATGCATGGAACGTTGGAGAGCCTCCTAAGCAATTCAACTTATGCTACTAGCTTACGTGACGATTATGTGTTCAAAATAGTACCGATGTTGAACCTAGAAGGTGTGGTCAATGGATG TTTCAGCTTGGACATCGGTTTGGACATCAACCGGGGCATCGGAGAGAACGTCATAATCGAGAGAATCCCTGTGTTCCATCTTCATATCCGAGGTGGATGGTCGAGATGCTGTACGAAGGACTTCACGAGTCTCGAGACCGTCGAATACACTCGCAGAATTGTCTTTTCTAGCTTGATGACGAACAACCTGACCATCACCGTTGCTAGCTGTAAAGAGACTCGTGATGTCCGGAATATCGTCGGGTCTTGTATTCTCAAGGACAAATGCATCGGTTTGTCTACGACGTTCGATGTTGCCTAA